The Sus scrofa isolate TJ Tabasco breed Duroc chromosome X, Sscrofa11.1, whole genome shotgun sequence genome has a segment encoding these proteins:
- the SLC25A5 gene encoding ADP/ATP translocase 2: protein MTDAAVSFAKDFLAGGVAAAISKTAVAPIERVKLLLQVQHASKQITADKQYKGIIDCVVRIPKEQGVLSFWRGNLANVIRYFPTQALNFAFKDKYKQIFLGGVDKRTQFWRYFAGNLASGGAAGATSLCFVYPLDFARTRLAADVGKAGAEREFRGLGDCLVKIYKSDGIRGLYQGFNVSVQGIIIYRAAYFGIYDTAKGMLPDPKNTHIFISWMIAQSVTAVAGLTSYPFDTVRRRMMMQSGRKGTDIMYTGTLDCWRKIARDEGAKAFFKGAWSNVLRGMGGAFVLVLYDEIKKFT, encoded by the exons aTGACAGATGCTGCCGTGTCCTTCGCCAAGGACTTCCTGGCAGGTGGAGTAGCCGCGGCCATCTCCAAGACTGCCGTAGCGCCCATCGAGCGGGTCAAGCTGCTGCTGCAG GTGCAGCATGCCAGCAAGCAAATCACTGCAGATAAGCAATACAAGGGCATCATAGACTGCGTGGTTCGTATCCCCAAGGAGCAGGGAGTCCTGTCCTTCTGGCGTGGTAACCTGGCCAATGTCATCAGATACTTCCCCACGCAGGCTCTCAACTTTGCGTTCAAAGATAAATACAAGCAGATCTTCCTGGGCGGTGTGGACAAGAGGACCCAGTTTTGGCGCTACTTTGCAGGGAATCTGGCCTCAGGTGGTGCTGCTGGGGCCACATCCTTGTGTTTTGTGTACCCTCTCGACTTTGCCCGTACTCGTCTAGCCGCTGATGTGGGCAAAGCTGGAGCTGAAAGGGAATTCAGAGGCCTCGGCGACTGCCTGGTTAAGATCTACAAATCTGACGGGATTAGGGGCCTGTACCAAGGCTTTAACGTGTCTGTGCAGGGTATTATCATCTACCGAGCTGCCTACTTCGGTATCTATGACACCGCAAAGG GAATGCTTCCAGATCCCAAGAATACTCATATCTTCATCAGCTGGATGATCGCTCAGTCCGTCACCGCAGTTGCTGGGTTGACTTCCTATCCGTTTGACACTGTACGTCGACGCATGATGATGCAGTCAGGACGCAAAGGAA CTGATATCATGTACACAGGCACGCTTGACTGCTGGAGGAAGATTGCTCGTGACGAAGGAGCCAAAGCCTTTTTCAAGGGCGCCTGGTCCAATGTCCTCAGAGGCATGGGTGGTGCTTTTGTGCTTGTCTTGTATGATGAAATCAAGAAGTTCACATAA